Proteins encoded together in one Centropristis striata isolate RG_2023a ecotype Rhode Island chromosome 6, C.striata_1.0, whole genome shotgun sequence window:
- the si:ch211-106e7.2 gene encoding uncharacterized protein si:ch211-106e7.2 — protein sequence MALWTNGPARPPPQTSQTVAQFSHNSMRNQQPRNASLLCQYLTANTGFRPQQSANFTYHNGAHPNRQPSNWQTSSVSSSQQPSRETLNHHQLLLKGKVGQLSSTDTQSGNPSLPYTYGLQNPAQTFYSQSPTNSATVKTSLAHWNQTVRVHGSQSLRIQEGNMPVQNGVFHNINGNSTKPVSATLPSYQQMAYTRKEVPAAAPNLKAAYNDNQIQNGTQHGFAPSEPLPNYSTAVNQSSYKVDIIKTNPSSSGQNLSSTSPNTLHCYSMNSNSYDGQHERSNQQVNPQVEAPEEMQRCIAIATIEQFLRDLQPVGSENRPPVYTSSHNVGMQANQYMQPMAPESYNSNNSQSLPINSGQFLPKTINSLVSAQHTVNVPPQQSTVPNIYVTGDGSGNGSKGANAFFPKNNVRSLSDTAQLIQLPEGISPQRNETQPPVAGSRERIEMHPSVKVNDCSMQSSPGRTRAVAVVQPLSHDSFQVASKQTCSNTISQSTEGIATDESLSNPKECHISPKKKERTVGSVSLENQNQMSPDKSENGYSEVSNNGTLLPSLDSAGSGFKKQLCTYEAGSELTTDMQVEQHVAPTAQQSVTSELLVTQNNDKEKEYPKELFELSSLPTVGWTHAKLTRLIKKVENAQEKAPLKDSTKPHPITQMLSMFWDGSLEKFQAELKTGLYKKLVCDASEFQRNHTTPDSVVLSHIKYKLWWQVKRYHVLKHDEVYSELPYKSSWLNVNLQLDDIDKEFDFPPSLKHHLHTLESGSEVSDELLSSTELEPLVLSEEEEDSTASPSKMESDDSSDPYYSFEIQVLPPEEAKVIFEQSKSKLPQSMEKDNQPQKVTKSSVEDELSKIIDTSLSEKEPKNKPASQIEQVCCISKWIEMISGSLPESLSKCKCKTKQSHKNITDKTLVCAIRSDGQLYSATNGDNQANSREKFDKQVVTLGWSEQCSELSDVIDLTENDDNPHSDSDKEPEDISHMSISSCQSSTTLTCENKDDLFGSEKEMFCQMPDFMSDSEKALVKVTESSQSCGSDETETKTLSRSDTEIRPDPEVDNVQDQLASTGNAQSYTSVTRDTEMESLFSSENEVARQMSDLEEKCRQAQLTYKNKSSLETEEITQSIVTGALQTACTGNNETVERNRKRQRSPDRFPEFFNKPKKSKSFEGNSQSGKFFSATPARTADLVLFGSTPKAKCVSVSSWKSDVSSPEGVSYAVTRPPTVLTVNLSPLKIKYNETGESSVKHKIYEKWSRSFQPTKMRRKNKLKTKKCAYGSLSGWRHKNDMTVSSEMKILDGQPKFCLNLKRRRSVIDEHKHKEEAKRTTLIQSADQERRQADSGSDAAVPLQSKDVLKFSVLPNTFDFQDGSFRKKKPTHPVPYKPDPVGKKDQRHRPIVSTRGIWFPNPEKKYRPLSPAVPKTSSLFNEYQKKYKKKTVPYMDE from the exons ATGGCGTTGTGGACAAATGGACCGGCGCGACCACCCCCCCAAACGTCACAGACTGTCGCTCAGTTTTCCCATAATTCAATGCGGAACCAGCAACCTAGGAATGCAAGTCTGTTATGCCAATACCTGACAGCAAACACAGGATTCCGACCACAGCAGAGTGCTAACTTCACCTATCACAATGGAGCTCACCCCAACAGACAGCCATCAAATTGGCAGACCTCATCAGTTTCTTCTTCTCAGCAGCCATCTAGAGAAACGCTAAATCATCACCAATTGTTGTTAAAGGGCAAAGTTGGGCAGCTCTCATCTACTGATACGCAAAGTGGGAACCCTAGTTTGCCATACACTTATGGATTGCAGAACCCTGCTCAGACTTTTTACAGCCAGAGTCCAACTAACAGTGCTACAGTAAAAACTTCGTTGGCACATTGGAACCAGACGGTCAGAGTTCATGGCAGTCAATCACTACGGATACAGGAGGGTAACATGCCTGTTCAGAATGGCGTGTTTCACAACATAAATGGAAACTCAACTAAACCTGTTTCAGCTACCTTGCCGTCATATCAACAGATGGCCTATACCAGAAAAGAAgtgcctgctgctgctcccaACTTGAAGGCTGCTTATAACGACAACCAAATACAAAATGGCACCCAGCATGGCTTTGCACCTTCCGAACCCCTCCCGAATTATAGTACTGCTGTCAACCAGTCGTCATATAAGGTCGacatcatcaaaacaaaccCATCATCAAGTGGACAGAATTTGTCCAGCACAAGTCCAAATACTCTACACTGCTACTCTATGAACTCAAATTCATATGACGGACAGCATGAACGCAGCAACCAGCAAGTGAATCCTCAAGTTGAAGCTCCAGAAGAAATGCAACGATGCATTGCGATTGCAACCATTGAACAGTTTCTACGTGATTTGCAACCTGTTGGATCAGAGAATCGTCCTCCAGTGTATACTAGTTCACATAACGTAGGGATGCAGGCTAATCAATATATGCAACCCATGGCACCTGAAAGTTATAACTCAAATAACTCCCAGTCCTTGCCAATCAATTCGGGGCAATTTTTGCCTAAAACCATCAACAGTCTTGTGTCAGCACAGCACACTGTAAATGTGCCACCGCAGCAAAGCACTGTACCAAATATCTATGTCACGGGAGATGGAAGTGGAAATGGAAGTAAGGGAGCCAATGCATTTTTTCCTAAAAACAATGTTCGATCTTTAAGTGATACAGCTCAATTGATTCAGTTGCCTGAGGGCATTTCACCACAGAGAAATGAGACCCAGCCACCTGTAGCAGGCAGTCGTGAAAGGATTGAAATGCACCCATCAGTCAAGGTAAATGACTGCTCCATGCAATCATCTCCTGGTCGCACAAGAGCTGTTGCTGTTGTGCAACCGTTGTCTCATGACAGCTTCCAGGTTGCCAGCAAGCAAACCTGTTCTAACACCATCAGTCAGTCAACTGAGGGAATTGCAACAGATGAATCTTTAAGTAACCCTAAGGAATGCCACAtttcaccaaaaaagaaagaaaggacagTAGGATCTGTTTCCCTAGAAAACCAAAATCAAATGAGTCCTGACAAATCTGAAAATGGGTATTCAGAAGTATCCAATAATGGTACACTTTTGCCGTCTTTAGATTCAGCTGGTTCAGgctttaaaaaacagttgtgtacATATGAAGCAGGATCTGAGCTGACTACAGACATGCAAGTAGAGCAGCATGTTGCACCAACTGCTCAACAATCCGTAACCTCAGAATTGCTAGTGACCCAAAACAATGATAAAGAGAAAGAATATCCAAAGGAGCTTTTTGAGCTTTCTTCACTCCCAACAGTCGGATGGACACATGCCAAGTTAACTAGGTTGATTAAGAAGGTAGAAAACGCTCAGGAAAAGGCTCCGTTAAAAGATTCTACAAAACCTCATCCCATAACCCAAATGCTCAGCATGTTTTGGGATGGCAGCCTTGAAAAGTTCCAAGCGGAGCTCAAGACAGGTTTGTACAAGAAATTAGTCTGTGATGCCTCTGAATTCCAACGCAACCACACTACGCCAGATTCTGTTGTATTGTCACATATAAAGTACAAACTTTGGTGGCAAGTCAAAAGATACCATGTCCTCAAACATGATGAAGTTTATTCAGAACTGCCCTACAAATCATCATGGTTGAATGTCAATTTGCAGCTAGATGACATTGACAAAGAGTTTGACTTCCCACCTTCCTTGAAGCATCATCTTCACACGCTTGAGAGTGGCAGTGAAGTGTCAGACGAGCTGTTGTCATCAACAGAACTTGAACCACTTGTCCtaagtgaagaagaagaagactccACTGCATCTCCCAGTAAAATGGAGAGTGATGATTCTAGTGACCCATATTACTCATTTGAAATCCAGGTTTTGCCTCCAGAAGAAGCCAAAGTTATCTTTGAACAATCAAAAAGCAAGCTGCCCCAAAGTATGGAAAAAGATAATCAGCCACAGAAAGTCACAAAAAGCTCTGTGGAGGATGAACTATCTAAAATTATAGATACATCATTGAGTGAGAAAGAACCGAAGAATAAGCCAGCCAGTCAAATAGAGCAGGTTTGCTGCATTTCAAAGTGGATTGAAATGATTTCTGGGTCATTACCAGAAtcattgagtaaatgtaaatgcaagACCAAGCAGAGccataaaaatattactgaCAAGACCCTTGTGTGTGCCATCAGATCAGACGGTCAACTCTACTCTGCCACAAATGGAGACAATCAAGCGAATAGTCGGGAGAAGTTCGACAAGCAGGTTGTGACACTTGGTTGGTCTGAGCAGTGCAGTGAACTCAGTGACGTCATTGACTTGACTGAAAATGACGACAACCCTCACTCAGATTCTGACAAAGAACCAGAGGACATTTCCCACATGAGCATAAGTAGTTGCCAGTCAAGCACTACACTCACATGTGAAAATAAAGACGACCTGTTCGGCAGTGAAAAGGAAATGTTCTGCCAGATGCCAGACTTTATGAGTGATTCTGAAAAAGCTCTGGTGAAAGTGACAGAAAGTAGCCAGTCATGCGGATCAGACGAGACAGAAACCAAAACACTCTCCAGAAGTGATACTGAAATTCGGCCAGACCCTGAGGTGGATAATGTACAAGATCAGTTGGCATCTACAGGAAATGCACAGTCATATACATCAGTCACTCGTGACACCGAAATGGAAAGTCTCTTCAGCAGTGAAAATGAAGTTGCCAGACAGATGTCAGACCTGGAAGAAAAGTGTCGACAAGCTCAGCTGACATACAAAAATAAGTCATCATTGGAAACTGAAGAAATAACTCAAAGTATTGTGACAGGGGCCCTCCAGACAGCTTGTACTGGTAACAATGAAACTGTTGAGAGAAACCGGAAGAGACAAAGAAGTCCTGATAGATTTCCTGAATTCTTCAATAAACCAAAGAAAAGCAAATCCTTTGAGGGAAATTCACAGTCTGGCAAGTTTTTTTCAGCAACACCCGCTAGAACTGCAGATTTGGTACTGTTTGGCTCAACACCAAAAGCCAAGTGTGTTTCAGTGAGCAGCTGGAAGAGCGACGTTTCCTCTCCAGAGGGTGTGTCTTATGCAGTTACAAGGCCTCCAACAGTTCTCACAGTGAATCTCAGTCCTTTGAAGATAAAGTACAATGAAACTGGGGAATCTTCAGTCAAACATAAGATTTACGAAAAATGGAGTAGAAGTTTTCAACCGACTAAAATGAGGcgcaaaaacaaattaaaaaccaAGAAGTGTGCCTATGGCTCTTTGTCTGGATGGAGACACAAGAATGACATGACAGTTTCCTCTGAAATGAAGATCTTGGATGGACAACCTAAGTTCTGTCTGAatctgaagaggaggaggtctgTTATtgatgaacacaaacacaaagaggagGCAAAACGCACCACACTCATCCAGTCTGCTGATCAAGAAAGACGTCAGGCCGACAGTGGAAGTGATGCTGCCGTGCCTCTCCAGAGCAAGGATGTCCTGAAGTTCAGTGTCTTACCCAACACCTTCGACTTCCAAGATGGATCTTTCAGGAAAAAGAAACCCACACATCCTGTTCCAT acaagCCTGACCCTGTTGGAAAAAAAGACCAGCGCCACAGACCAATTGTCAGCACAAGAG GTATATGGTTTCCAAATCCTGAGAAGAAGTATCGTCCACTTTCTCCTGCCGTCCCCAAGACCAGCAGCCTCTTCAATGAATATCAGAAGAAATACAAGAAGAAGACGGTCCCATACATGGATGAATAA